A window of Castanea sativa cultivar Marrone di Chiusa Pesio chromosome 8, ASM4071231v1 genomic DNA:
CAAAATGATTGAGATTTGCCTTATAATCAACTCTCAAATCCAACTTCTCTTCGAGCTTTTAAGGTTAAGCTTGATTGATACTGTTGATTTAACTTTGGTTAAATGACtaataagagagagaggagagagaggaattttttatacttttttatttttagaaatgacATACTTTTAATAgttgatgaatgaaaattaatgcaattaataattaaaaaaactaaattaaattttgtccaataatTAGAGGTTGTGTttgatataaataattagttggAGGATTATTTATCTACATCTTTTATTGATGTGTTAGCCGCTAATGTAATTAAGGGAGTCACTTTCATATTGGAGGGTGTTTTGGTTTGACTTAAgaaacaatatattttgataCCAATTAATATTAGTGTATTATTTCATAGTTACCAAGActtatatatttacataaatacatatatgtttgtatgcgagaaaaaaaaaaaaaattcaatgtgcGTAgattttagcttcttttttttttttttttttttttgttcataaggGACACCTACACTAAGGAATAATAATGCtttaaaaaatgcatgaaaaatactaactgaATAGTTAGAAATGCCCTAAGTAAATaattcatataaattttaaaattttcatattttataaacTCAAATATTATCCTAAGTACATTAATCCAATGTACTAccttaaataacaaattttgtaacattttttttaatttatttatttattattatactaGCCAAAACTCCATAAAAATCCTTGATTTGGCAAATACATACTGTTACAACCTGATATTTAatccaataaattttaaagaagTACCAATATCAGTTGAAATGACTAGTATGGATAAAATGCTTGAATCCTAAAGACATGTAACTTTATgaagtaaaatcaaaattacattaaatttaagtgtaaattataatttagtggtatatttataattaaaacttggaaaaacatttttgtttgattgacaaaaaaataaaaaaaagaagcacaCTAACTATTGACGCACAAACCTTTATGAGCTATAAGATATCACTATTAAAGAGTTGGTATCTCATGCGTCAGGCGCATAAGACCAACTTCTCACAAGCAAGTGGGCCCCACACGTGTGGAGCTCACCTGCTTGTGAGAGACAGGTCTCGTGCGCCTGGCGCATGAGAGATTTTTCCCACTATTAAATTATCTTTCCATGAAATAATTGCATAAAGATGACCGCAATGAGATAATCCTCCCATCTCAATCTCCTCTTCCTTCTTGGATTCTTGTTTTAGAAGTTGGAGGTGGGTTGTTGTGGCCCTCTCTTGTTCCTTCTTAATatattcttataaataaattaaatagtccACCCACAGGTTAGCTCCCCCATTTTTTTAGTTGCCAGTCAAGTGAGTTCACTGCCCTGTGAATTAGTTTCACACTCAATTGATCAAACACAAATATCTCTATAACATTAGTAAATACAGCCACCACTCAATTCGTACCCctataagcaaaataaataagactATAACAAGATTAAAGGCATCTCAAGACAAGGGAGAACGATAAAACAGAAGAGACATTAGTtgatatcttaaaattttgtgggGTATGTGAGATTTTAATACATGAGACACAATAATAAGCTATCATGAGGATCCATTATCAATACTCATCCATATAAAACAACTGATCATGGCCAAATTGCTTACCCTTATTCAACAAACATAATTCATCTTCCACAAAAAGCAAAGGGCCTCATACCCTGTTTACAGAGAACAACTAGGATTCAGTGGAAATGAGGCTGCCATAGAATAGGAAGAGAATTGAGTAAATTCATACACGAAGTACAGACAACTTTGATACATAGGGCTGCCTTAGAATAGGAAGAGAATTGAGCAAATTCATATATGAAGTACAGACAACTTTGATAGCAAGAGAAAATCTATGGGCAGAGTTTTTCACCAAActggtttggactttggagtaATTTCTTCCATCTCATTATGTTGCGATTTATAAAAACCGTCCACGTGTTTTAAATAACATGACTCATTAAATAGGTTATATGACTAAAAGTGCACATAGATGGTCATTTGAGCCACCATGTAGTGCTTTGGAGGAAACTCTATCCAAAATCTATCTATCATGTAACAGCTGCTTCTGCATAAGTGGTtctgataaattatttttatgaccAGCCTTGGTTACACAACTCAGTCTAGAGATCTCTCCTTGCATGTCAACCCAAAGCCTAGGGGAAATAAAGAGTCATGTGAATCGATTCCAACATGCAGAGGCAGTTGTTCAACCTGTTTAAACCATGTCACCGGTAGTCGGCCCTTGAAGTCATAATCCCCAAAGACAACATCAGCAATTCCCCCTCCTTCACTTCCAGGCAACCAAGCAGCAATCAGAGCATCTATCTTATCCAAAAGCAATGGCTCTAAAAGTAAAGGTCTTCCAGATACCAGAATCACCAATGTGGGGATACTGTCAGCGACTGAACTTATTATGTCAGCTCCATTGAGGGGGATTACAAGCTCTGAATTATCACCGAGGCTCTCTACATATGGTTCTTCACCAACAGCAACAATTGCAAAAGAGAAATCCTGACGTGCTAAGGTGTCTGCTGATGGATCTTGCTCATAAACTACTTCTGTTTCATCTCCTGCTGCAGCTTTAATAGCATCCAAAATGGTTGTGCCTAAAATCCAATGACATCATAAATTCAGTTCCAATGTGCATACCTACTAGCAAGAAAGTTTCAATAAAAGATCTAACTATGTTGTTGCAATTAAACTAAAGAAACCCTGACAGGACATACccagatactttttttttggggggagggggggccGTGGTGAGGGGTAGACATTAACCTAGACATGCTTAAATAGTAACATTTTGCATGATTTCTCTTCACCACCAATGACAGATGTACAATCATATATCACTGAAGAAACAGAACGAACTGGGTAAGCCTTTGCATATTTCAATAATCTTCCCCACATTGCATTCAATTCAGTGAAATTAACTCGATACATATAGATATTCCTAGTTGGCCACAAATTTCTCAAGAATTAGCTTAAATGAGACTCTAAACACATGAATTTTGTAAACTGCACTTCGTAGGGCTGAGTTAAGGTAGATGCCAAATGGCTTCAGTGATTAACAGAAcctagaggaaaaaaaaaaaaaaaaaacctagtcctacaaagttaaataaaaattagcacaATGAATGACAATCTTAGCAAATAGCACAatgaatttaaatataaaaaatcagtCTTAGAGAGCTAAATATCTTGCCACTTTCATTGTGATAGTCAACATATAGGTTAATGCTCATAATGAATATTAATGTCATTGCGTACCAATTGTAATTCTGCCGCTGCCTCCAGACCATTTTATGGTCCACCCTCCACACTGATATCCAAGATTATCAGCATGTGTTCCAAAGACACCAATTCTCTTAGCATTTTTGTCTAATGGAAGAAAAGATTTCTTAGGATCCTTTCCATTTTTTAACAGAACCAAGGACTTGCGGACTGCTTCACGTGCTAGATCTCTATGCAACTGcagaaaatttcaaacccaaaacTTCATCTCAGCTTTTAAGTAATAACTCAGTTGAGTTTACTTGCATATTATAGTTGGATGCtaacaaaaattattcaatGATCTCCACAATGcattataatttgatatattgTAGTTCATAACAATGAAACTAATTATAATGCATTTGTTAGTTAGGACAAATTGGGAAATTTGTCTGTGTGCGCTTGTGGTAAGCCTAGGGCTAGGAGAATTAGTGGCTTTAAAGTGTAAAGCTTTGGAAAGAAGGGTTAGAGTCTAGGAAGCATAGACACTTCATTTGGGGCACCATACCCATGTCAGTACTTCCTAGGTAAGGGCTAGGAATGgctaatttatcaaaaattgtTGTGTCGCAGTGTTGTACCTGTACTAGTACCTAGGTTAGAGTTCAAGAATGACTAGGGCTGggtaggaaaaggaaaagatttgCTTGAGCATTACAAAAGAGTGTTGGGCCAAGATACCATCAACAtgtgaattaaatttataattttaagcaGTAGTGGAAAAACACACACGTTCAAGGGAAAGATACAAATTGAGCTTGATGAAAAATGGGAGACCTTTTAATAATTTCTAGAGAAAACATTTAGACAAGCCAAAAATGTCAATAAATCATGTGAGAAATTCTGCAAAACTTACCTTGCAACCAACAGTATCTAGCAAAGATCTATTCATGAAAGGAAATTCAAAAAGACCAGCAACAAACTTTACTCGAAGTATCCGTTCAACAGCATCATCAATCCTGGCCATTGATATCTTGCCAGATTCAACCAAATCTATCAAGCCCTccacaaattttttgaattcaTAAGGCACCATTACCTGCATGTTTCTTAGTCAAGCAAAGAAGACATAAATCAAAAGAGCAACCTAAGCATTGGAATTGGAGTTCAATCTCTACCATGTCTATTCCTGCATTAACAGCAGAGGAAATGCAGGAACGGTAGTTTGAGCCACGAGGTTCACTAAGTCTGTCAAGTCCAGACCaatcagaaaaaataaaaccctgCAGCAGAAAACTAACCCAAGAATTATTGAGATGCAGAGGAATTTGATTACTGTACGTGCAATTTCTCTAATAGCCTTCCCCCTTCTCCCCCCActccccccccccaaaaaaaatcctgaCAGACCCACATAAAAcataggaaaagaaaacaaatatgaAAGCAAAATAGGTTTATCTTTCCATCTCATTgatcaacaataaaatttggaGACTTAAGATCTAGCAAATAATCAATTAAAGGGTACAAACTACTTTTTCAGTAGAATATCCAAACCCAATGTTGAAAAACTGTGGATTGGCAAGGAAAGAAATTGATTTGTTTCATAATATTAGAAATATCAcaatttttaccttgaaaccTAGCTTATCCTTTAAAATTTCTGTCAGGAGAAAGCGGTTAGCATGCAGTTTACACCCATTCCAGCTAGAATAGGATGCCATAATAGTGGAAACTCCTTGAGAAATACAATCCAGATAAGGTGCCATGTGGATCCTCTCTAAGTCCTCATATGATAATACGGTATTCCCCTCATTTTTTCCCTGATTGGCACCCCCATCTCCTACAAAATGCTTTGCGCAAGCAATAACTTTGTTCCTAGAATCGAATGTGGGATTATGagaaagaatccaatggacagCTATAGAAGGAAGAATTAACAACAATCCATTTAATTGTATGGATTAAATATTCCAAATCTAAATTGATCAAAAAGAGGAATTTACAATCATGATATTTCCAGAAAGAATAAAACAAGGTGAGTACTAGTACAAAGCTTGTTGTATGAAGTTCTGTTAGCTGTATAGCTACTTTAGAATCAGAAGATATGGAAAGAGGACAACATAAGTTTTTATACACCAAATACAATACAAGTAGGGATAAAaaagaatcaagaaaaattCTTCCCAAGTCTAAGAAAAAACTCATTGCTTTgaacagaaaagaaagaaaggaaacatATTGTTGTTCCATTGTCTTGTTTTTTACTTTACCAGTAAGATACATATTCTATTTGGAAAATGAATTTGCTAATAAGTTAATCTAATCAAAGAtataaaatgtttgttttttaaagaattgTGAATAGAATTAAATAAATGACTCCCCTCATACCTCCCAGCCACAAAAGGGTAGCCTTTTGGGTGTTTGTGGGGTAGCTGGCCCTGCAAGCCTGTGACAATGGAAGTCATCTTTCTAACGATTTCAGTGTCTTCACTGTAACTTTCATAGCATCGCCCCCATCTGGGATCTCTGCAAACCTGTCAAAACCACGTGTAAATTAATTTTCTCAACATTCTGTTCATAAAAT
This region includes:
- the LOC142608350 gene encoding uncharacterized protein LOC142608350 isoform X1, encoding MGKVEEDMNCIYRDPNEPVEARIRDLLSRMTLKEKVGQMTLIERRVATPDAIKDLSIGGILSACGSGPFQKALSSDWADLADGFQKSALESRLGIPLIYGVDAVHGHNSVYGATIFPHNVGLGATRDADLAQKIGEATALEVRASGIHCTFAPCVAVCRDPRWGRCYESYSEDTEIVRKMTSIVTGLQGQLPHKHPKGYPFVAGRNKVIACAKHFVGDGGANQGKNEGNTVLSYEDLERIHMAPYLDCISQGVSTIMASYSSWNGCKLHANRFLLTEILKDKLGFKGFIFSDWSGLDRLSEPRGSNYRSCISSAVNAGIDMVMVPYEFKKFVEGLIDLVESGKISMARIDDAVERILRVKFVAGLFEFPFMNRSLLDTVGCKLHRDLAREAVRKSLVLLKNGKDPKKSFLPLDKNAKRIGVFGTHADNLGYQCGGWTIKWSGGSGRITIGTTILDAIKAAAGDETEVVYEQDPSADTLARQDFSFAIVAVGEEPYVESLGDNSELVIPLNGADIISSVADSIPTLVILVSGRPLLLEPLLLDKIDALIAAWLPGSEGGGIADVVFGDYDFKGRLPVTWFKQVEQLPLHVGIDSHDSLFPLGFGLTCKERSLD
- the LOC142608350 gene encoding uncharacterized protein LOC142608350 isoform X2, which gives rise to MGKVEEDMNCIYRDPNEPVEARIRDLLSRMTLKEKVGQMTLIERRVATPDAIKDLSIGGILSACGSGPFQKALSSDWADLADGFQKSALESRLGIPLIYGVDAVHGHNSVYGATIFPHNVGLGATRDADLAQKIGEATALEVRASGIHCTFAPCVAVCRDPRWGRCYESYSEDTEIVRKMTSIVTGLQGQLPHKHPKGYPFVAGSFLLQGFIFSDWSGLDRLSEPRGSNYRSCISSAVNAGIDMVMVPYEFKKFVEGLIDLVESGKISMARIDDAVERILRVKFVAGLFEFPFMNRSLLDTVGCKLHRDLAREAVRKSLVLLKNGKDPKKSFLPLDKNAKRIGVFGTHADNLGYQCGGWTIKWSGGSGRITIGTTILDAIKAAAGDETEVVYEQDPSADTLARQDFSFAIVAVGEEPYVESLGDNSELVIPLNGADIISSVADSIPTLVILVSGRPLLLEPLLLDKIDALIAAWLPGSEGGGIADVVFGDYDFKGRLPVTWFKQVEQLPLHVGIDSHDSLFPLGFGLTCKERSLD
- the LOC142608350 gene encoding uncharacterized protein LOC142608350 isoform X3 — protein: MGLMQSMVTIVFMEPLYFLTMLAWELPDLAQKIGEATALEVRASGIHCTFAPCVAVCRDPRWGRCYESYSEDTEIVRKMTSIVTGLQGQLPHKHPKGYPFVAGRNKVIACAKHFVGDGGANQGKNEGNTVLSYEDLERIHMAPYLDCISQGVSTIMASYSSWNGCKLHANRFLLTEILKDKLGFKGFIFSDWSGLDRLSEPRGSNYRSCISSAVNAGIDMVMVPYEFKKFVEGLIDLVESGKISMARIDDAVERILRVKFVAGLFEFPFMNRSLLDTVGCKLHRDLAREAVRKSLVLLKNGKDPKKSFLPLDKNAKRIGVFGTHADNLGYQCGGWTIKWSGGSGRITIGTTILDAIKAAAGDETEVVYEQDPSADTLARQDFSFAIVAVGEEPYVESLGDNSELVIPLNGADIISSVADSIPTLVILVSGRPLLLEPLLLDKIDALIAAWLPGSEGGGIADVVFGDYDFKGRLPVTWFKQVEQLPLHVGIDSHDSLFPLGFGLTCKERSLD